One window from the genome of Oryza glaberrima chromosome 3, OglaRS2, whole genome shotgun sequence encodes:
- the LOC127766731 gene encoding uncharacterized protein LOC127766731 isoform X1, giving the protein MDPLRSYLGRLLLEEITPVVMVLTTPLAEAACRKSGLSVVDMLSPFSLFKKIDVPVRTASDQPYRLQMFKIRMVYASDVRKQDYEVADQRIKPVVSEANESALPDLLSDPPQLEDVLSKPEAELCPLWIKKFNRALMRTLSFSEHETFDHPVACLLVVSSKDNEPISKFVDLFNTNQLPSLLNEGIMDPQILKHYLILHDQQDGPQEIAMNILAEMKSTLGLNDCKLLCINSSTEADGADAENSWLPYKSHGLHNQDGACWLNTDDLNEIKDFMQDLASNHIIPYMEQKIRVLNQQVATTRKGFRNQIKNLWWRKRDDVPEAANGPMYTFTSIESQIRVLGDYAFMLRDYELALSNYRLLSTDYKLDKAWKRFAGVQEMSGLCYFMLDQSRKDAEYCMDSAFSTYLRIGSSGKRNATRCGIWWAEMLKTRGQYREASSVYYRVSNEEPSLHSAVLLEQAACCYVLSKPPMLRKYGFHLVLAGNSYYISDQKQHAVRAYRNALFVYKQHPWSYINDHVHFNVGRWYGVLGIFDVAIKHLLEVIACSHQSLTTQSMFLNDFFHFVQSMGKKFDVYKLQLPVINMPSLRVIYEDHRTYASDADVNVSESIWQELEEEMIPSSSIVRTNWLEKSPDLRKYKDSCVCVVGEAVKVRIELRNPLQIPVAVSCISLICQLSTSLDASSAVNSVLTTGAGEDIANTKPAISTFEDDGNNFTVSKLDIVLGGSETKSVQLEVTPKVEGILKLHGIRWTLSDLLVGYQYFEFDTKRKTKKGKKGPRRTLSNTLIVIKGLPKLTGCIDHLPTNAFAGDLRLLKLNLRNQSEYAVKNIKMKLSHPRFVIPGDLSEVDFEFPQCLRKHVQSEISTVSTKRTQGDAKGLLFTFSQDIKIQEGATFSWPIWFHAATPGNFSLYISLYYEMESPSEITYRTLRMHYNIEVFPSLNVSFAIRMCSSRLKEYIVRMDILNRTPSESFILHQLSCNDSKWAISSLPLCDSIRSIETVSANQSVSCFFKIKDLGTNSCKEAENSSCRSDMLFLSHEGNSNTEEFDVSQSPITNFHYQERYQQGRLAKGPRDLLDFILISKAVGGNYSKSDPDVQLLSHHVCHCSAIDQSPIWWFMEGPRTITHDFSKSYCEANIQLVIHNSVQHNISARVVTYDSVPDKSQTVNLQDSNSNQGGWYDVSLENDIKAISTAKGTHYQKQPSESISPFVWCSLSSAQVDLKPDTSTKVPLKVCIFMPGTYNLSNYQLQWKVHSSEVGQVDENQRSGGGQGHPFYVTVLQDA; this is encoded by the exons ATGGATCCGCTCAGGAGCTACCTCGGGAGGCTCCTCCTCGAGGAGATCACCCCGGTGGTGATGGTGCTCACCACCCCGCTCGCCGAGGCCGCCTGCCGCAAGAGCGGCCTCAGCGTCGTCGACATGCTCTCGCCGTTCTCCCTCTTCAAAAAAATCGACG TGCCCGTGCGGACGGCGAGTGACCAGCCTTACAGGCTGCAGATGTTTAAGATTCGGATGGTCTACGCTTCCGACGTCCGGAAGCAGGACTACGAG GTGGCGGATCAGAGGATCAAGCCAGTAGTTTCTGAGGCCAATGAGAGTGCTCTTCCAGATCTGCTTTCAGACCCACCACAGCTAGAAGATGTACTTAGCA AGCCTGAAGCTGAACTGTGCCCTTTGTGGATTAAGAAATTCAACAGAGCTCTGATGCGTACACTCTCATTTTCAGAGCATGAAACATTCGACCACCCTGTGGCAT GTCTGTTAGTTGTATCATCAAAGGACAATGAACCAATCAGCAAGTTTGTTGATCTCTTCAACACAAATCAGTTACCTTCTCTTTTAAATGAAGGCATAATGGATCCCCAGATTCTTAAGCACTATCTTATACTTCATGATCAACAAGATGGACCACAAGAGAT AGCTATGAACATTTTAGCGGAAATGAAGAGCACTCTTGGTTTGAATGATTGTAAATTGTTGTGTATTAATTCTTCTACAGAAGCAGATGGTGCAGATGCTGAGAATTCATGGTTACCTTAT AAATCTCATGGTTTGCACAACCAAGACGGAGCTTGTTGGCTTAACACGGATGATTTGAATGAG ataaaggACTTCATGCAAGATTTGGCTTCTAATCATATAATTCCCTACATGGAGCAAAAGATCCGTGTCCTCAATCAGCAG GTAGCCACAACAAGGAAGGGCTTTAGGAATCAAATAAAGAACTTGTGGTGGAGAAAAAGAGATGATGTTCCAGAAGCTGCAAATGGCCCAAT GTATACGTTCACCTCCATAGAGTCACAGATTAGAGTTCTAGGTGACTATGCTTTCATGTTACGGGACTATGAGCTTGCTTTGTCCAATTATAGATTACTCTCAACAGATTATAAGCTTGACAAAGCTTGGAAGCGCTTTGCTGGTGTGCAG GAAATGAGTGGACTGTGCTATTTCATGTTGGACCAGTCAAGGAAGGATGCTGAATATTGCATGGACAGTGCCTTTAGTACATATCTG AGAATTGGATCTTCTGGGAAGAGAAATGCTACTAGATGTGGCATTTGGTGGGCAGAAATGCTTAAAACAAGAGGACAGTATAGGGAGGCATCAAGTGTATACTACCGCGTTTCTAATGAG GAACCTTCATTGCATTCTGCTGTACTGCTTGAGCAAGCCGCTTGTTGCTATGTGTTATCTAAACCACCTATGCTTCGGAAGTATGGATTTCACCTAGTGTTAGCTGGAAATAGTTATTACATATCCGATCAG AAGCAACATGCTGTTCGGGCATACAGAAATGCTCTGTTTGTTTACAAACAACATCCTTGGAGTTATATCAATGATCATGTACATTTTAATGTTGGAAG GTGGTATGGAGTCCTTGGGATATTTGATGTAGCCATAAAGCACTTGCTGGAGGTCATTGCTTGCAGCCATCAGTCCCTGACAACGCAAAGCATGTTCCTCAATGATTTTTTCCATTTTGTTCAG AGTATGGGGAAGAAATTTGATGTCTACAAGCTTCAACTTCCTGTTATCAACATGCCATCACTCAGAGTTATATATGAAGATCATCGTACTTATGCATCAGATGCAGAT GTTAATGTTAGTGAAAGCATTTGGCAGGAGCTGGAGGAAGAAATGATCCCATCATCATCTATTGTTAGAACTAACTGGCTTGAAAAATCTCCTGACTTGAGAAAATACAAGGATTCCTGTGTTTGTGTTGTGGGAG AAGCAGTAAAAGTGAGGATTGAGCTTAGGAATCCTCTACAAATTCCTGTTGCTGTTTCTTGCATCTCTCTAATATGTCAGCTTTCCACCAGTTTGGACGCTTCAAGTGCTG TCAATAGTGTGCTGACCACAGGTGCTGGGGAAGATATAGCTAACACAAAGCCTGCAATATCAAc ATTTGAGGATGATGGAAATAATTTCACAGTTTCAAAGCTGGACATTGTGTTAGGAGGAAGTGAAACTAAAAGT GTACAACTTGAAGTTACTCCAAAAGTTGAAGGTATTCTGAAGTTACATGGGATAAGGTGGACGCTCTCAGATTTATTAGTTGGCTATCAATACTTTGAATTTGACACAAAAAGGAAAACTAAGAAAGGGAAAAAGGGACCTCGTCGTACTTTGAGCAACACCCTGATTGTAATCAAG GGTTTACCTAAACTTACGGGGTGTATTGATCACTTGCCAACAAATGCGTTTGCTGGAGATTTACGGCTACTCAAGCTGAATCTGAGGAACCAGTCAGAATATGCTGTGAAG AATATTAAGATGAAGCTTAGCCATCCAAGATTTGTAATTCCTGGTGATTTATCAGAAGTTGATTTCGAGTTTCCCCAATGCTTAAGAAAGCATGTACAATCAGAAATTAGTACTGTATCGACAAAACGTACTCAGGGAGATGCCAAGGGTTTGCTCTTTACATTTTCTCAA GATATTAAAATTCAAGAAGGAGCCACGTTCTCCTGGCCTATTTGGTTCCATGCTGCAACTCCTGGGAACTTTTCTCTTTATATATCTCTgtattatgaaatggagagCCCAAGTGAGATAACTTATAGAACATTGCGCATGCACTACAATATTGAG GTTTTTCCATCACTTAATGTGTCCTTTGCTATAAGAATGTGCTCATCAAGATTGAAAGAGTATATTGTGCGCATGGACATCCTGAACAGGACTCCCTCAGAGTCATTTATTCTTCATCAGTTGTCATGCAATGACAGTAAATGGGCAATTTCATCGTTGCCTTTGTGCGATTCTATCCGCTCTATTGAAACAGTATCAGCAAATCAGTCTGTGTCGTGCTTCTTCAAGATAAAG GATTTAGGTACAAATTCTTGTAAAGAAGCTGAAAACAGTTCTTGTAGAAGTGATATGCTTTTTTTATCTCATGAGGGCAACAGCAATACTGAGGAGTTTGATGTTTCCCAATCTCCTATTACCAATTTCCACTATCAAGAGAGATACCAACAGGGAAGGTTGGCTAAG GGACCACGGGACCTTCTTGATTTTATTCTGATCTCGAAAGCAGTAGGTGGTAACTATTCCAAGTCAGATCCAGACGTTCAACTACTCTCTCATCATGTGTGCCATTGCAG TGCTATCGACCAGAGTCCTATATGGTGGTTTATGGAAGGGCCTAGAACAATTACTCATGATTTCTCAAAGTCTTACTGTGAAGCAAACATCCAGTTGGTAATTCATAATTCTGTGCAACATAATATTTCAGCGAGAGTAGTTACCTATGACAGCGTGCCAGATAAAAGCCAAACTGTCAATTTGCAAGATTCTAATAGTAATCAGGGTGGATGGTATGATGTATCGCTGGAAAATGACATTAAAGCTATCTCTACTGCCAAGGGGACACATTATCAGAAACAGCCATCAGAGAGCATTTCACCTTTTGTTTGGTGTTCATTGAGTTCTGCTCAAGTTGACCTGAAACCTGACACTTCCACTAAAGTTCCTCTAAAAGTGTGCATATTTATGCCTGGAACATACAATCTTTCGAATTATCAGCTACAATGGAAAGTGCATTCATCCGAGGTAGGACAGGTGGATGAAAATCAAAGATCCGGTGGTGGCCAAGGGCATCCTTTTTATGTCACTGTTCTTCAGGATGCTTGA
- the LOC127766731 gene encoding uncharacterized protein LOC127766731 isoform X2 produces MRTLSFSEHETFDHPVACLLVVSSKDNEPISKFVDLFNTNQLPSLLNEGIMDPQILKHYLILHDQQDGPQEIAMNILAEMKSTLGLNDCKLLCINSSTEADGADAENSWLPYKSHGLHNQDGACWLNTDDLNEIKDFMQDLASNHIIPYMEQKIRVLNQQVATTRKGFRNQIKNLWWRKRDDVPEAANGPMYTFTSIESQIRVLGDYAFMLRDYELALSNYRLLSTDYKLDKAWKRFAGVQEMSGLCYFMLDQSRKDAEYCMDSAFSTYLRIGSSGKRNATRCGIWWAEMLKTRGQYREASSVYYRVSNEEPSLHSAVLLEQAACCYVLSKPPMLRKYGFHLVLAGNSYYISDQKQHAVRAYRNALFVYKQHPWSYINDHVHFNVGRWYGVLGIFDVAIKHLLEVIACSHQSLTTQSMFLNDFFHFVQSMGKKFDVYKLQLPVINMPSLRVIYEDHRTYASDADVNVSESIWQELEEEMIPSSSIVRTNWLEKSPDLRKYKDSCVCVVGEAVKVRIELRNPLQIPVAVSCISLICQLSTSLDASSAVNSVLTTGAGEDIANTKPAISTFEDDGNNFTVSKLDIVLGGSETKSVQLEVTPKVEGILKLHGIRWTLSDLLVGYQYFEFDTKRKTKKGKKGPRRTLSNTLIVIKGLPKLTGCIDHLPTNAFAGDLRLLKLNLRNQSEYAVKNIKMKLSHPRFVIPGDLSEVDFEFPQCLRKHVQSEISTVSTKRTQGDAKGLLFTFSQDIKIQEGATFSWPIWFHAATPGNFSLYISLYYEMESPSEITYRTLRMHYNIEVFPSLNVSFAIRMCSSRLKEYIVRMDILNRTPSESFILHQLSCNDSKWAISSLPLCDSIRSIETVSANQSVSCFFKIKDLGTNSCKEAENSSCRSDMLFLSHEGNSNTEEFDVSQSPITNFHYQERYQQGRLAKGPRDLLDFILISKAVGGNYSKSDPDVQLLSHHVCHCSAIDQSPIWWFMEGPRTITHDFSKSYCEANIQLVIHNSVQHNISARVVTYDSVPDKSQTVNLQDSNSNQGGWYDVSLENDIKAISTAKGTHYQKQPSESISPFVWCSLSSAQVDLKPDTSTKVPLKVCIFMPGTYNLSNYQLQWKVHSSEVGQVDENQRSGGGQGHPFYVTVLQDA; encoded by the exons ATGCGTACACTCTCATTTTCAGAGCATGAAACATTCGACCACCCTGTGGCAT GTCTGTTAGTTGTATCATCAAAGGACAATGAACCAATCAGCAAGTTTGTTGATCTCTTCAACACAAATCAGTTACCTTCTCTTTTAAATGAAGGCATAATGGATCCCCAGATTCTTAAGCACTATCTTATACTTCATGATCAACAAGATGGACCACAAGAGAT AGCTATGAACATTTTAGCGGAAATGAAGAGCACTCTTGGTTTGAATGATTGTAAATTGTTGTGTATTAATTCTTCTACAGAAGCAGATGGTGCAGATGCTGAGAATTCATGGTTACCTTAT AAATCTCATGGTTTGCACAACCAAGACGGAGCTTGTTGGCTTAACACGGATGATTTGAATGAG ataaaggACTTCATGCAAGATTTGGCTTCTAATCATATAATTCCCTACATGGAGCAAAAGATCCGTGTCCTCAATCAGCAG GTAGCCACAACAAGGAAGGGCTTTAGGAATCAAATAAAGAACTTGTGGTGGAGAAAAAGAGATGATGTTCCAGAAGCTGCAAATGGCCCAAT GTATACGTTCACCTCCATAGAGTCACAGATTAGAGTTCTAGGTGACTATGCTTTCATGTTACGGGACTATGAGCTTGCTTTGTCCAATTATAGATTACTCTCAACAGATTATAAGCTTGACAAAGCTTGGAAGCGCTTTGCTGGTGTGCAG GAAATGAGTGGACTGTGCTATTTCATGTTGGACCAGTCAAGGAAGGATGCTGAATATTGCATGGACAGTGCCTTTAGTACATATCTG AGAATTGGATCTTCTGGGAAGAGAAATGCTACTAGATGTGGCATTTGGTGGGCAGAAATGCTTAAAACAAGAGGACAGTATAGGGAGGCATCAAGTGTATACTACCGCGTTTCTAATGAG GAACCTTCATTGCATTCTGCTGTACTGCTTGAGCAAGCCGCTTGTTGCTATGTGTTATCTAAACCACCTATGCTTCGGAAGTATGGATTTCACCTAGTGTTAGCTGGAAATAGTTATTACATATCCGATCAG AAGCAACATGCTGTTCGGGCATACAGAAATGCTCTGTTTGTTTACAAACAACATCCTTGGAGTTATATCAATGATCATGTACATTTTAATGTTGGAAG GTGGTATGGAGTCCTTGGGATATTTGATGTAGCCATAAAGCACTTGCTGGAGGTCATTGCTTGCAGCCATCAGTCCCTGACAACGCAAAGCATGTTCCTCAATGATTTTTTCCATTTTGTTCAG AGTATGGGGAAGAAATTTGATGTCTACAAGCTTCAACTTCCTGTTATCAACATGCCATCACTCAGAGTTATATATGAAGATCATCGTACTTATGCATCAGATGCAGAT GTTAATGTTAGTGAAAGCATTTGGCAGGAGCTGGAGGAAGAAATGATCCCATCATCATCTATTGTTAGAACTAACTGGCTTGAAAAATCTCCTGACTTGAGAAAATACAAGGATTCCTGTGTTTGTGTTGTGGGAG AAGCAGTAAAAGTGAGGATTGAGCTTAGGAATCCTCTACAAATTCCTGTTGCTGTTTCTTGCATCTCTCTAATATGTCAGCTTTCCACCAGTTTGGACGCTTCAAGTGCTG TCAATAGTGTGCTGACCACAGGTGCTGGGGAAGATATAGCTAACACAAAGCCTGCAATATCAAc ATTTGAGGATGATGGAAATAATTTCACAGTTTCAAAGCTGGACATTGTGTTAGGAGGAAGTGAAACTAAAAGT GTACAACTTGAAGTTACTCCAAAAGTTGAAGGTATTCTGAAGTTACATGGGATAAGGTGGACGCTCTCAGATTTATTAGTTGGCTATCAATACTTTGAATTTGACACAAAAAGGAAAACTAAGAAAGGGAAAAAGGGACCTCGTCGTACTTTGAGCAACACCCTGATTGTAATCAAG GGTTTACCTAAACTTACGGGGTGTATTGATCACTTGCCAACAAATGCGTTTGCTGGAGATTTACGGCTACTCAAGCTGAATCTGAGGAACCAGTCAGAATATGCTGTGAAG AATATTAAGATGAAGCTTAGCCATCCAAGATTTGTAATTCCTGGTGATTTATCAGAAGTTGATTTCGAGTTTCCCCAATGCTTAAGAAAGCATGTACAATCAGAAATTAGTACTGTATCGACAAAACGTACTCAGGGAGATGCCAAGGGTTTGCTCTTTACATTTTCTCAA GATATTAAAATTCAAGAAGGAGCCACGTTCTCCTGGCCTATTTGGTTCCATGCTGCAACTCCTGGGAACTTTTCTCTTTATATATCTCTgtattatgaaatggagagCCCAAGTGAGATAACTTATAGAACATTGCGCATGCACTACAATATTGAG GTTTTTCCATCACTTAATGTGTCCTTTGCTATAAGAATGTGCTCATCAAGATTGAAAGAGTATATTGTGCGCATGGACATCCTGAACAGGACTCCCTCAGAGTCATTTATTCTTCATCAGTTGTCATGCAATGACAGTAAATGGGCAATTTCATCGTTGCCTTTGTGCGATTCTATCCGCTCTATTGAAACAGTATCAGCAAATCAGTCTGTGTCGTGCTTCTTCAAGATAAAG GATTTAGGTACAAATTCTTGTAAAGAAGCTGAAAACAGTTCTTGTAGAAGTGATATGCTTTTTTTATCTCATGAGGGCAACAGCAATACTGAGGAGTTTGATGTTTCCCAATCTCCTATTACCAATTTCCACTATCAAGAGAGATACCAACAGGGAAGGTTGGCTAAG GGACCACGGGACCTTCTTGATTTTATTCTGATCTCGAAAGCAGTAGGTGGTAACTATTCCAAGTCAGATCCAGACGTTCAACTACTCTCTCATCATGTGTGCCATTGCAG TGCTATCGACCAGAGTCCTATATGGTGGTTTATGGAAGGGCCTAGAACAATTACTCATGATTTCTCAAAGTCTTACTGTGAAGCAAACATCCAGTTGGTAATTCATAATTCTGTGCAACATAATATTTCAGCGAGAGTAGTTACCTATGACAGCGTGCCAGATAAAAGCCAAACTGTCAATTTGCAAGATTCTAATAGTAATCAGGGTGGATGGTATGATGTATCGCTGGAAAATGACATTAAAGCTATCTCTACTGCCAAGGGGACACATTATCAGAAACAGCCATCAGAGAGCATTTCACCTTTTGTTTGGTGTTCATTGAGTTCTGCTCAAGTTGACCTGAAACCTGACACTTCCACTAAAGTTCCTCTAAAAGTGTGCATATTTATGCCTGGAACATACAATCTTTCGAATTATCAGCTACAATGGAAAGTGCATTCATCCGAGGTAGGACAGGTGGATGAAAATCAAAGATCCGGTGGTGGCCAAGGGCATCCTTTTTATGTCACTGTTCTTCAGGATGCTTGA
- the LOC127766731 gene encoding uncharacterized protein LOC127766731 isoform X3 yields the protein MLRIHGYLIIFLTKLQKSHGLHNQDGACWLNTDDLNEIKDFMQDLASNHIIPYMEQKIRVLNQQVATTRKGFRNQIKNLWWRKRDDVPEAANGPMYTFTSIESQIRVLGDYAFMLRDYELALSNYRLLSTDYKLDKAWKRFAGVQEMSGLCYFMLDQSRKDAEYCMDSAFSTYLRIGSSGKRNATRCGIWWAEMLKTRGQYREASSVYYRVSNEEPSLHSAVLLEQAACCYVLSKPPMLRKYGFHLVLAGNSYYISDQKQHAVRAYRNALFVYKQHPWSYINDHVHFNVGRWYGVLGIFDVAIKHLLEVIACSHQSLTTQSMFLNDFFHFVQSMGKKFDVYKLQLPVINMPSLRVIYEDHRTYASDADVNVSESIWQELEEEMIPSSSIVRTNWLEKSPDLRKYKDSCVCVVGEAVKVRIELRNPLQIPVAVSCISLICQLSTSLDASSAVNSVLTTGAGEDIANTKPAISTFEDDGNNFTVSKLDIVLGGSETKSVQLEVTPKVEGILKLHGIRWTLSDLLVGYQYFEFDTKRKTKKGKKGPRRTLSNTLIVIKGLPKLTGCIDHLPTNAFAGDLRLLKLNLRNQSEYAVKNIKMKLSHPRFVIPGDLSEVDFEFPQCLRKHVQSEISTVSTKRTQGDAKGLLFTFSQDIKIQEGATFSWPIWFHAATPGNFSLYISLYYEMESPSEITYRTLRMHYNIEVFPSLNVSFAIRMCSSRLKEYIVRMDILNRTPSESFILHQLSCNDSKWAISSLPLCDSIRSIETVSANQSVSCFFKIKDLGTNSCKEAENSSCRSDMLFLSHEGNSNTEEFDVSQSPITNFHYQERYQQGRLAKGPRDLLDFILISKAVGGNYSKSDPDVQLLSHHVCHCSAIDQSPIWWFMEGPRTITHDFSKSYCEANIQLVIHNSVQHNISARVVTYDSVPDKSQTVNLQDSNSNQGGWYDVSLENDIKAISTAKGTHYQKQPSESISPFVWCSLSSAQVDLKPDTSTKVPLKVCIFMPGTYNLSNYQLQWKVHSSEVGQVDENQRSGGGQGHPFYVTVLQDA from the exons ATGCTGAGAATTCATGGTTACCTTAT TATTTTCTTGACTAAACTACAGAAATCTCATGGTTTGCACAACCAAGACGGAGCTTGTTGGCTTAACACGGATGATTTGAATGAG ataaaggACTTCATGCAAGATTTGGCTTCTAATCATATAATTCCCTACATGGAGCAAAAGATCCGTGTCCTCAATCAGCAG GTAGCCACAACAAGGAAGGGCTTTAGGAATCAAATAAAGAACTTGTGGTGGAGAAAAAGAGATGATGTTCCAGAAGCTGCAAATGGCCCAAT GTATACGTTCACCTCCATAGAGTCACAGATTAGAGTTCTAGGTGACTATGCTTTCATGTTACGGGACTATGAGCTTGCTTTGTCCAATTATAGATTACTCTCAACAGATTATAAGCTTGACAAAGCTTGGAAGCGCTTTGCTGGTGTGCAG GAAATGAGTGGACTGTGCTATTTCATGTTGGACCAGTCAAGGAAGGATGCTGAATATTGCATGGACAGTGCCTTTAGTACATATCTG AGAATTGGATCTTCTGGGAAGAGAAATGCTACTAGATGTGGCATTTGGTGGGCAGAAATGCTTAAAACAAGAGGACAGTATAGGGAGGCATCAAGTGTATACTACCGCGTTTCTAATGAG GAACCTTCATTGCATTCTGCTGTACTGCTTGAGCAAGCCGCTTGTTGCTATGTGTTATCTAAACCACCTATGCTTCGGAAGTATGGATTTCACCTAGTGTTAGCTGGAAATAGTTATTACATATCCGATCAG AAGCAACATGCTGTTCGGGCATACAGAAATGCTCTGTTTGTTTACAAACAACATCCTTGGAGTTATATCAATGATCATGTACATTTTAATGTTGGAAG GTGGTATGGAGTCCTTGGGATATTTGATGTAGCCATAAAGCACTTGCTGGAGGTCATTGCTTGCAGCCATCAGTCCCTGACAACGCAAAGCATGTTCCTCAATGATTTTTTCCATTTTGTTCAG AGTATGGGGAAGAAATTTGATGTCTACAAGCTTCAACTTCCTGTTATCAACATGCCATCACTCAGAGTTATATATGAAGATCATCGTACTTATGCATCAGATGCAGAT GTTAATGTTAGTGAAAGCATTTGGCAGGAGCTGGAGGAAGAAATGATCCCATCATCATCTATTGTTAGAACTAACTGGCTTGAAAAATCTCCTGACTTGAGAAAATACAAGGATTCCTGTGTTTGTGTTGTGGGAG AAGCAGTAAAAGTGAGGATTGAGCTTAGGAATCCTCTACAAATTCCTGTTGCTGTTTCTTGCATCTCTCTAATATGTCAGCTTTCCACCAGTTTGGACGCTTCAAGTGCTG TCAATAGTGTGCTGACCACAGGTGCTGGGGAAGATATAGCTAACACAAAGCCTGCAATATCAAc ATTTGAGGATGATGGAAATAATTTCACAGTTTCAAAGCTGGACATTGTGTTAGGAGGAAGTGAAACTAAAAGT GTACAACTTGAAGTTACTCCAAAAGTTGAAGGTATTCTGAAGTTACATGGGATAAGGTGGACGCTCTCAGATTTATTAGTTGGCTATCAATACTTTGAATTTGACACAAAAAGGAAAACTAAGAAAGGGAAAAAGGGACCTCGTCGTACTTTGAGCAACACCCTGATTGTAATCAAG GGTTTACCTAAACTTACGGGGTGTATTGATCACTTGCCAACAAATGCGTTTGCTGGAGATTTACGGCTACTCAAGCTGAATCTGAGGAACCAGTCAGAATATGCTGTGAAG AATATTAAGATGAAGCTTAGCCATCCAAGATTTGTAATTCCTGGTGATTTATCAGAAGTTGATTTCGAGTTTCCCCAATGCTTAAGAAAGCATGTACAATCAGAAATTAGTACTGTATCGACAAAACGTACTCAGGGAGATGCCAAGGGTTTGCTCTTTACATTTTCTCAA GATATTAAAATTCAAGAAGGAGCCACGTTCTCCTGGCCTATTTGGTTCCATGCTGCAACTCCTGGGAACTTTTCTCTTTATATATCTCTgtattatgaaatggagagCCCAAGTGAGATAACTTATAGAACATTGCGCATGCACTACAATATTGAG GTTTTTCCATCACTTAATGTGTCCTTTGCTATAAGAATGTGCTCATCAAGATTGAAAGAGTATATTGTGCGCATGGACATCCTGAACAGGACTCCCTCAGAGTCATTTATTCTTCATCAGTTGTCATGCAATGACAGTAAATGGGCAATTTCATCGTTGCCTTTGTGCGATTCTATCCGCTCTATTGAAACAGTATCAGCAAATCAGTCTGTGTCGTGCTTCTTCAAGATAAAG GATTTAGGTACAAATTCTTGTAAAGAAGCTGAAAACAGTTCTTGTAGAAGTGATATGCTTTTTTTATCTCATGAGGGCAACAGCAATACTGAGGAGTTTGATGTTTCCCAATCTCCTATTACCAATTTCCACTATCAAGAGAGATACCAACAGGGAAGGTTGGCTAAG GGACCACGGGACCTTCTTGATTTTATTCTGATCTCGAAAGCAGTAGGTGGTAACTATTCCAAGTCAGATCCAGACGTTCAACTACTCTCTCATCATGTGTGCCATTGCAG TGCTATCGACCAGAGTCCTATATGGTGGTTTATGGAAGGGCCTAGAACAATTACTCATGATTTCTCAAAGTCTTACTGTGAAGCAAACATCCAGTTGGTAATTCATAATTCTGTGCAACATAATATTTCAGCGAGAGTAGTTACCTATGACAGCGTGCCAGATAAAAGCCAAACTGTCAATTTGCAAGATTCTAATAGTAATCAGGGTGGATGGTATGATGTATCGCTGGAAAATGACATTAAAGCTATCTCTACTGCCAAGGGGACACATTATCAGAAACAGCCATCAGAGAGCATTTCACCTTTTGTTTGGTGTTCATTGAGTTCTGCTCAAGTTGACCTGAAACCTGACACTTCCACTAAAGTTCCTCTAAAAGTGTGCATATTTATGCCTGGAACATACAATCTTTCGAATTATCAGCTACAATGGAAAGTGCATTCATCCGAGGTAGGACAGGTGGATGAAAATCAAAGATCCGGTGGTGGCCAAGGGCATCCTTTTTATGTCACTGTTCTTCAGGATGCTTGA